A segment of the Acidobacteriota bacterium genome:
TTATGAGTGATTTATACCTTTAAATCGTACATTCATTTCCGTCTCATTTCCAGTTCATTTCGCTCTCGTTTCCACGGTCTCTTCGGAATCGAGTCCGCATACCGAGCAATACCTTCCTGATGACCGTTCTGAGACCCTCGCGGCATCGCGGGAAGACTCAGCAGTTGAAATGTCCCCATTCAATCCCAACTTGTGCTCAGCCTCCCTGCCTTAGGCCGAGGTTGGAGACCCTCGACGTTTACCGTCTCGACCAGTAACCTGACGTGTCAGGAGGTGTGAAGTGGTACTCCCGCACTCATGGAGACTTGTCGGAATTGCAGTGGCGTCGTTGCTGGCTTCCGCCGGGCCGGTTCAGGCCGAGGTTCGGTTGCCGGCCGTGATCTCGGACCACATGCTCCTGCAGCAGAAGGTTCCGGTACGGATCTGGGGTTGGGCTGGTCCCGATGAAACCGTCCACGTCCGCTTCCGGGGCCGGAGTTACGCGGCGAATCCGCCGTTGCCGGGGGAATCGGGAGACTGGGAAGTGTTCCTGGCCCCCTCGGAAGCCGGTGGCCCCTTTCGTCTGGAGGTCCGGGGGACCAATGCCATCGTAATCGAAGATGTCCTGGTGGGGGACGTCTGGGTGGCTTCGGGGCAGTCCAACATGGACTGGTCGGTCCGGCGTTCCAGGAATCCGGATCAGGAGATCGCCCAGGCCAACTTTCCCAGGATCCGCCTCTTCAAGGTTGCCCGCAACGTGGCCGACGAGCCGCTGGAGGACGTGGAGGGCGCATGGCATCCCTGTTCTCCAGAGTCGGTCGAGCATTTTTCGGCCGTCGGTTACTACTTCGCCCGCCATCTTCACCGGAAGCTGGGTCACCCCGTCGGCGTGATCCAGACGGCGTGGGGAGGGACCCCGGCACAGGCCTGGGTCAGCCGGCCTCACCTCGAGTCCGATCCCGCTCTGACCCTGGCTTTGGAGAAGTGGGAACAAGTGCTGGCCGAATATCCGGAACGTCAGAAGGAGCATCTGGCGGAGGTCGCCCGCTGGGAACGGAAGGCCGCGGCCGCAAAGAAAAAAGGCGAACCTGTGCCTCGCCGGCCGCGCCGCCCCCTGGGCCCCGGCCATCCGTGGACGCCTGGAGGTCTCTTCAACGCCATGATCTCGCCACTCGTGCCCTATGCCGTCCGCGGCGCCATTTGGTACCAGGGGGAGAACAATGGTCATTTCGCGGAGGCCCATCTCTATCGCTCTCTTTTCCCGGCGTTGATCCAAAACTGGAGAACACACTGGAAAACAGGTCCGTTCCCCTTCCTCTTCGTCCAGTTGGCCAACTACCGCAAAACGCCCGAAGGCAGCGAATGGCCCGAGCTCAGGGAAGCCCAGCTCATGACGCTGAGCGTCAGGAACACGGGCATGGCGGTCACCATCGATATCGGCAACCCGGAAGACATCCATCCCAAGAACAAGCAGGACGTGGGCAAGCGCCTGGCTCTGGCGGCGCGCGCGTTGGCCCACGGCGAGGACCTGGTCTACTCGGGGCCCGTCTTTCGCCGGGTCAACCCGGAGGAAACCGGACTGCGAATCTGGTTCGATCACGTGGGAGGCGGGCTCGAGAGCCGGGGGGGCGATTTGACCGGCTTCGAGGTGGCCGGAGCCGACCGGCGCTTCGTGCCGGCGTCCGCCCGGATCGATGCCGGGACCGTCTTGGTTTCCAGCCCGGAAGTGGAGCGGGCCGTTGCCGTCCGCTACGGCTGGAGCGACAGCCCCGTCTGCAATCTCTACAACGCCGAGGGACTTCCCGCCTCGCCCTTCCGCAGCGACGATTGGGAATAGTCCGGTCCGGACAAACGCGGATCAACCGCTTGAGAAGGCCGGCATGACCCGGGTCGCGAAGAGCTCCATGGACTCCAGCATGTCCCGCTGCGAGATGCCTTGGTGCTGGCAATGGTAGACAAGGGTGTCGGCGCCCATGTCACGATAGGCGGCCACCTGGTCGATGCACTCTCCGGGTGTCCCCAGGATGAGCCGGTCCCGGAAATCGTCCAGTTGGCCGTACTTGTAT
Coding sequences within it:
- a CDS encoding sialate O-acetylesterase, translating into MASLLASAGPVQAEVRLPAVISDHMLLQQKVPVRIWGWAGPDETVHVRFRGRSYAANPPLPGESGDWEVFLAPSEAGGPFRLEVRGTNAIVIEDVLVGDVWVASGQSNMDWSVRRSRNPDQEIAQANFPRIRLFKVARNVADEPLEDVEGAWHPCSPESVEHFSAVGYYFARHLHRKLGHPVGVIQTAWGGTPAQAWVSRPHLESDPALTLALEKWEQVLAEYPERQKEHLAEVARWERKAAAAKKKGEPVPRRPRRPLGPGHPWTPGGLFNAMISPLVPYAVRGAIWYQGENNGHFAEAHLYRSLFPALIQNWRTHWKTGPFPFLFVQLANYRKTPEGSEWPELREAQLMTLSVRNTGMAVTIDIGNPEDIHPKNKQDVGKRLALAARALAHGEDLVYSGPVFRRVNPEETGLRIWFDHVGGGLESRGGDLTGFEVAGADRRFVPASARIDAGTVLVSSPEVERAVAVRYGWSDSPVCNLYNAEGLPASPFRSDDWE